The following nucleotide sequence is from Leptospiraceae bacterium.
CTCTTTGTTTGGACGAGATTATCTATTCTAAAATTCTAAAACTTCTCAGAACGAGAGATCGGTCTGAGAAAGAGATTTTAGAGTTTCTAAAAAAAAGCGGGGGTAAGCGAGTCTGACTCCGCTTTTGCTATTGATAGACTTCGCTCTTCAAAATTAATCAGTGATACACGTTTCGCAGAAAATAAAATTCGTTCTAGAACTCAGAACCAGCATTGGGGAAAAGAAAAAATAAAGTTAGAGCTTATCGAATTTGGAATTTCGGAAGAGATCATTCTTGCTGAGATTTCTAAGATAGAGGATTCAGTGTGGATAGAAAATTGCGAGAGCATAATCACTAGAAACTCTATCCATAAAAAAAACCAAATAGAAGTATTTAAACTTAAGAAAAAACTTTTCCAAATGGGTTACCCGCAAGATACAATCAAAAAAGCTTTTACGAATCAAAGTATTTCAGAAGAGATAGAATACGATTTAGAATAGGAAATTCAATGTATAAAACAGTCGCAGAGATTAGAAAATTATTTATAGATTATTTTAGAAACAACGGGCATACAATCGTTGCCTCCTCCAGTTTAATTCCAGTTGGAGATCCAACGCTTCTTTTTACTACAGCAGGCATGGTTCAATTTAAGCCTTATTTCACTGGAGCTGTAGAACTAACGTTCACAAGAGCGGCTACTTCCCAGAAATCTCTTCGCACTACTGATTTAGAAAATGTTGGTCGCACAGAAAGACATTGCACATTCTTTGAGATGCTTGGAAATTTTAGCTTTGGAGATTACTTCAAGAAAGAAGCAATTGCCTACGCACTGGATTTTTCTACAAAGCATTTAGGATTTGATAAAGAAAAAATTTGGATTACAGTTTACTTAGATGATGATGAAGCGGAGAACTTTTGGTTAGCAGAAGGAATTCCAAAAGAAAGAATTGTAAGACTAGGAAAAAAAGATAATTTCTGGGGACCTGCTGGTGATACTGGAGCCTGTGGACCTTGCTCGGAACTTTATTTAGATAGAGGACCCGAAAAAGGGGGACCTAACTGTGGAACGTCTAATACCTGTAAGCCGGGATGTGACTGTGACAGGTTCTTAGAATTTTGGAATCTTGTCTTTAATCAATTCGATCAAGACATAAACGGAAAATTAAATCCTTTAAAACAAACTGGCATTGATACAGGTTCCGGCTTAGAGCGAGTAGCCTTACTATTACAAAATGTAGATTCTGTTTATGATACAGACGAACTAAGAAGAATCATTGGATTTATAGAAAAATTAAGTGGCAAAGCTTACGACACAGAAACAAAGATGGCATTTCGCGTATTGACAGATCATTCCCGCGCGATAACTTTTTCTATTTCAGACGGAGTCATGCCAGATAAAACGGGGCGTGGTTATGTTATCCGCCGTTTAATTCGTCGTGCTTCTTTATTTGCTAGAAGAATTGGAATCAAAGAGGCATTTATCTACAAAGTAATTCCTGAAATCGTAGACATTTACAAAGAAGAATATCCTGACTTAGCAAAGCGTCAAACAGAGATTATCCGTATTGTAAAATCAGAAGAGGATTTATTTTTAAACACACTCGAACTCGGTCTTGCAGTGATTGACTCAATGACCAAGCAATACGAAGCCAAAAAAGAAAGACGTTTTAGTGGTGCTGATACATTTAAGCTATACGGCACTTACGGATTTCCGGCTGAGATGACAAAGGAAATTTTACGAGATAGAGGATTTGAATTTGATGAAAAAGGATTTGCAGAAGAGCTAGAAAAAGACAGAAAACTTTCTCGCGATAGTTGGAAAGGAAAGAAAGCACAAGTCCTTAGCTCTCTCGGAGAAAAAATTCCTGCTACAAAATTTACCGGTTACGAGAAAGTATCGGATGAGGGGAAAATTCTATTTATCCTGCAAGACTCTAAACCTGTATCTGCGTTAAAGACAGGAGAAGATGGAATCATTGTATTAAATCAATCTTGCTTTTATGGAGAATCCGGCGGTCAGATTGGAGATAGCGGTTACATTAAATTAGGCGATAATCTATTTCAGGTAAAAGATACGCAGAAGGAAAATGATGTCATCCTACACATTGGCTCTCTTCTGAAGGGAGAATTAAAAGTAGGGGATTTAATTTCTACCGAAGTAGAATCCAATCGCCGTGAGCTTCTAACCTATCATCACTCCGGAACGCATCTTTTAAACGGGGCACTGCGCGAATTACTTGGAACTCATGTTGCTCAAAAAGCTTCTTTAGTATCCGATGAATACTTGCGCTTTGACTTTTCGCATAACGCTGCTTTGTCAGAGGATGAGATCATTCAAATCGAATCTAAAGTCAACGAAGCCATTCAATCCTCAGTCGATGTGGCTACGCAAGTGTTGTCGATCGAAGAAGCGAAGAAAACCGGTGCGGTAGCTTTCTTCGAAGAAAAATATGGTGATATAGTTAGAGTCATCCAAATGGGAAAATACTCCGTAGAGTTTTGCGGTGGGACTCATGTAAAGAATACAGGAAATATTAAATACTTCTACATTCAAAAAGAATCAAGCCCGGGTGCGGGAAATAGAAGAATCGAAGCAGTCTGTGGCTCTCCTGTAATCGAATTCTTCCAAAAAGAATTTCAAGCCCTTTCGCAAAAGACACAGGAGTTTAATTTAAAAGCAAAAGATGTATTTAAAGACAGTAAGAATTTTATAGATTCAAAAATTCCAAGTCCCGACGAGGTGCAAGGTGCATTTCTAAAACAGGGAGCGGTTACAGTCAAACAATACAGAGACTTAAAGCGCAGTATTGAAAAAGAACTGATTGAAAAAAATACCGTTCTGACAAAAGAGAAAAAGAAACTCGAATCAGAAGGGAATAATTCTATTTTGTCGCAAGCAGATTCTATTTTTGCAAGCGCCGAAAAGATTGGCTCTACTTATTTTATTAATCATAGCTTTCAAGATTTAAAGATTGATGTATTAAAAGAGCTAGGTGATAGAATTAAAAATCGTTCCGAAAAAGTTTTCATCTCCTTTGTATTGGAATCGGAGGCTAACAAGGCTGTGCTTCTTATGGCAAATAAAATTGCTGTAGAATCAGGACTTGATTGCAATCAAATTCTAAAATCATCCATGTCTATCCTGAACGGGAAAGGTGGGGGTAAGGTAGATATGGCGCAAGGCTCTACTTCCAAAGAAACTTCTACACAAGAAATTATCGAAACAGTAAAAAAAGAAATTATAAAGAGAGTTAATTAAATGGCACAAGATCCCTCATTTGATATAGTATCCAAAGTAGAAAAAGCAGAGCTTGCAAACGCAGTCGCGCAAGCAATGACAGAAATTACTACACGATTTGATTTTAAAGGCTCTAAGTCTGACATCAAAGTAGATGAAGAAAATCTAGTTATCACCTCTGATAACGAAATTAAAATCAAACAAGTAATAGATGTATTAATCAACAAACTTGCAAAGCGCGGAATTGGTCTCAAAGCTTTTAACTTCGAATCCAAAATAGAAGCGGCTACTGGCAATTCTGCGCGAATGAAAGTAAAAATCCAGCAAGGTCTTGAAAAAGAACATACTAAA
It contains:
- a CDS encoding RecX family transcriptional regulator, which translates into the protein MDRLRSSKLISDTRFAENKIRSRTQNQHWGKEKIKLELIEFGISEEIILAEISKIEDSVWIENCESIITRNSIHKKNQIEVFKLKKKLFQMGYPQDTIKKAFTNQSISEEIEYDLE
- the alaS gene encoding alanine--tRNA ligase encodes the protein MYKTVAEIRKLFIDYFRNNGHTIVASSSLIPVGDPTLLFTTAGMVQFKPYFTGAVELTFTRAATSQKSLRTTDLENVGRTERHCTFFEMLGNFSFGDYFKKEAIAYALDFSTKHLGFDKEKIWITVYLDDDEAENFWLAEGIPKERIVRLGKKDNFWGPAGDTGACGPCSELYLDRGPEKGGPNCGTSNTCKPGCDCDRFLEFWNLVFNQFDQDINGKLNPLKQTGIDTGSGLERVALLLQNVDSVYDTDELRRIIGFIEKLSGKAYDTETKMAFRVLTDHSRAITFSISDGVMPDKTGRGYVIRRLIRRASLFARRIGIKEAFIYKVIPEIVDIYKEEYPDLAKRQTEIIRIVKSEEDLFLNTLELGLAVIDSMTKQYEAKKERRFSGADTFKLYGTYGFPAEMTKEILRDRGFEFDEKGFAEELEKDRKLSRDSWKGKKAQVLSSLGEKIPATKFTGYEKVSDEGKILFILQDSKPVSALKTGEDGIIVLNQSCFYGESGGQIGDSGYIKLGDNLFQVKDTQKENDVILHIGSLLKGELKVGDLISTEVESNRRELLTYHHSGTHLLNGALRELLGTHVAQKASLVSDEYLRFDFSHNAALSEDEIIQIESKVNEAIQSSVDVATQVLSIEEAKKTGAVAFFEEKYGDIVRVIQMGKYSVEFCGGTHVKNTGNIKYFYIQKESSPGAGNRRIEAVCGSPVIEFFQKEFQALSQKTQEFNLKAKDVFKDSKNFIDSKIPSPDEVQGAFLKQGAVTVKQYRDLKRSIEKELIEKNTVLTKEKKKLESEGNNSILSQADSIFASAEKIGSTYFINHSFQDLKIDVLKELGDRIKNRSEKVFISFVLESEANKAVLLMANKIAVESGLDCNQILKSSMSILNGKGGGKVDMAQGSTSKETSTQEIIETVKKEIIKRVN
- a CDS encoding YajQ family cyclic di-GMP-binding protein, with amino-acid sequence MAQDPSFDIVSKVEKAELANAVAQAMTEITTRFDFKGSKSDIKVDEENLVITSDNEIKIKQVIDVLINKLAKRGIGLKAFNFESKIEAATGNSARMKVKIQQGLEKEHTKEIVRIIKDAKLKVQAAIMGDYVRVTGKKKDDLQDVQNLLKKGELDFDFHFTNYKG